A genomic stretch from Asterias rubens chromosome 7, eAstRub1.3, whole genome shotgun sequence includes:
- the LOC117292887 gene encoding uncharacterized protein LOC117292887 isoform X2 has product MNPIWRATMEMSKARSENQKQIKKRQEMQRNKTRKEKERRRVEALERDRQRFIVGQELIPEDLEKEEELEDVQESAAEKFQKELCWCIQQAKVGLASIKPSSKEAKPQTEEAQKLLRTLTSIKAPMAKKRQVMRATFGDYRNKMHQEERQHKANMSKKMCVEQASPKKRGCGTFLRMSVTASGDATSQIIPTSNDLSEKAGSSGHLSRSSVGHDPEPAGHELGTSDTNQGSSRGDQGMPGNQGVTLDCPATKGHDLGSSGDDRLKNEEDDSTMQYLEKSTENMHILNPESKDSQRKNLDNNDENRSHEWHQISHNQNAANKRKMSQEDEDSTTLELSEEVEKPSDLSLNLNKGTNSFSFNFSIGKDDLDQQEARLSRSPNNKNIEESQSESSTPEKAPGSGRRKPGSRKRNRSKKKQQHKEATVATGNQKMQLEADGEFKFNFPAPT; this is encoded by the exons GAGGCCTTGGAGCGAGACAGACAACGTTTCATCGTTGGTCAAGAGCTGATCCCTGAGGATTTGGAGAAGGAGGAGGAACTGGAAGACGTCCAAGAG TCAGCAGCTGAGAAGTTTCAGAAGGAGTTATGCTGGTGTATACAGCAGGCTAAGGTTGGCCTTGCCAGTATCAAACCATCTTCAAAGGAAGCCAAACCTCAGA CTGAGGAAGCTCAGAAGTTGCTTCGGACTCTGACGTCCATCAAAGCGCCAATGGCCAAGAAGAGACAAGTAATGCGAGCAACGTTTGGGGATTATAGAAACAAGATGCATCAGGAAGAGAGACAACACAAAGCAA ATATGAGTAAAAAGATGTGTGTGGAGCAAGCCAGCCCTAAGAAGAGAGGATGCGGTACTTTCCTCAGGATGTCCGTAACAGCAAGTGGAGATGCAACCTCGCAGATTATACCAACCAGCAATGACCTCAGTGAAAAAGCAGGGTCATCAGGTCATCTCTCAAGGTCATCAGTGGGTCACGACCCAGAGCCAGCAGGTCATGAACTAGGGACTTCAGATACTAACCAGGGCTCATCAAGGGGGGATCAGGGAATGCCCGGCAATCAAGGCGTGACCTTGGACTGTCCTGCAACAAAAGGTCATGACCTCGGGTCATCTGGCGATGACCGGCTGAAAAATGAAGAGGACGACTCAACAATGCAATACCTTGAAAAAAGTACGGAGAATATGCATATCCTGAACCCGGAGAGCAAGGACTCTCAGAGGAAGAATCTGGATAACAATGATGAAAACAGAAGCCATGAATGGCACCAAATCTCCCACAATCAGAACGctgcaaacaaaagaaaaatgtcACAAGAGGATGAGGACTCTACCACTCTGGAATTGTCGGAAGAGGTTGAAAAGCCATCTGACCTTTCTTTGAATCTCAATAAGGGAACAAACTCTTTCTCGTTTAACTTTAGTATCGGTAAGGACGATCTGGACCAGCAAGAAGCCAGACTGTCCAGGAGCCCTAACAATAAGAACATTGAGGAGTCTCAGAGTGAGAGCAGTACCCCTGAGAAGGCACCGGGAAGTGGACGAAGGAAGCCTGGAAGCAGGAAGAGGAATCGAAGCAAGaagaaacaacaacataaagaaGCAACTGTTGCCACCGGCAAC CAGAAGATGCAGTTGGAAGCAGACGGGGAGTTCAAGTTTAACTTCCCCGCTCCAACATAG
- the LOC117292887 gene encoding uncharacterized protein LOC117292887 isoform X3, with amino-acid sequence MNPIWRATMEMSKARSENQKQIKKRQEMQRNKTRKEKERRRVEALERDRQRFIVGQELIPEDLEKEEELEDVQESAAEKFQKELCWCIQQAKVGLASIKPSSKEAKPQTEEAQKLLRTLTSIKAPMAKKRQVMRATFGDYRNKMHQEERQHKANMSKKMCVEQASPKKRGCGTFLRMSVTASGDATSQIIPTSNDLSEKAGSSGHLSRSSVGHDPEPAGHELGTSDTNQGSSRGDQGMPGNQGVTLDCPATKGHDLGSSGDDRLKNEEDDSTMQYLEKSTENMHILNPESKDSQRKNLDNNDENRSHEWHQISHNQNAANKRKMSQEDEDSTTLELSEEVEKPSDLSLNLNKGTNSFSFNFSIGKDDLDQQEARLSRSPNNKNIEESQSESSTPEKAPGSGRRKPGSRKRNRSKKKQQHKEATVATGNQKMQLEADGEFKFNFPAPT; translated from the exons GAGGCCTTGGAGCGAGACAGACAACGTTTCATCGTTGGTCAAGAGCTGATCCCTGAGGATTTGGAGAAGGAGGAGGAACTGGAAGACGTCCAAGAG TCAGCAGCTGAGAAGTTTCAGAAGGAGTTATGCTGGTGTATACAGCAGGCTAAGGTTGGCCTTGCCAGTATCAAACCATCTTCAAAGGAAGCCAAACCTCAGA CTGAGGAAGCTCAGAAGTTGCTTCGGACTCTGACGTCCATCAAAGCGCCAATGGCCAAGAAGAGACAAGTAATGCGAGCAACGTTTGGGGATTATAGAAACAAGATGCATCAGGAAGAGAGACAACACAAAGCAA ATATGAGTAAAAAGATGTGTGTGGAGCAAGCCAGCCCTAAGAAGAGAGGATGCGGTACTTTCCTCAGGATGTCCGTAACAGCAAGTGGAGATGCAACCTCGCAGATTATACCAACCAGCAATGACCTCAGTGAAAAAGCAGGGTCATCAGGTCATCTCTCAAGGTCATCAGTGGGTCACGACCCAGAGCCAGCAGGTCATGAACTAGGGACTTCAGATACTAACCAGGGCTCATCAAGGGGGGATCAGGGAATGCCCGGCAATCAAGGCGTGACCTTGGACTGTCCTGCAACAAAAGGTCATGACCTCGGGTCATCTGGCGATGACCGGCTGAAAAATGAAGAGGACGACTCAACAATGCAATACCTTGAAAAAAGTACGGAGAATATGCATATCCTGAACCCGGAGAGCAAGGACTCTCAGAGGAAGAATCTGGATAACAATGATGAAAACAGAAGCCATGAATGGCACCAAATCTCCCACAATCAGAACGctgcaaacaaaagaaaaatgtcACAAGAGGATGAGGACTCTACCACTCTGGAATTGTCGGAAGAGGTTGAAAAGCCATCTGACCTTTCTTTGAATCTCAATAAGGGAACAAACTCTTTCTCGTTTAACTTTAGTATCGGTAAGGACGATCTGGACCAGCAAGAAGCCAGACTGTCCAGGAGCCCTAACAATAAGAACATTGAGGAGTCTCAGAGTGAGAGCAGTACCCCTGAGAAGGCACCGGGAAGTGGACGAAGGAAGCCTGGAAGCAGGAAGAGGAATCGAAGCAAGaagaaacaacaacataaagaaGCAACTGTTGCCACCGGCAACCAGAAG ATGCAGTTGGAAGCAGACGGGGAGTTCAAGTTTAACTTCCCCGCTCCAACATAG
- the LOC117292887 gene encoding uncharacterized protein LOC117292887 isoform X1: MNPIWRATMEMSKARSENQKQIKKRQEMQRNKTRKEKERRRVEALERDRQRFIVGQELIPEDLEKEEELEDVQESAAEKFQKELCWCIQQAKVGLASIKPSSKEAKPQTEEAQKLLRTLTSIKAPMAKKRQVMRATFGDYRNKMHQEERQHKANMSKKMCVEQASPKKRGCGTFLRMSVTASGDATSQIIPTSNDLSEKAGSSGHLSRSSVGHDPEPAGHELGTSDTNQGSSRGDQGMPGNQGVTLDCPATKGHDLGSSGDDRLKNEEDDSTMQYLEKSTENMHILNPESKDSQRKNLDNNDENRSHEWHQISHNQNAANKRKMSQEDEDSTTLELSEEVEKPSDLSLNLNKGTNSFSFNFSIGKDDLDQQEARLSRSPNNKNIEESQSESSTPEKAPGSGRRKPGSRKRNRSKKKQQHKEATVATGNQKMQLEADGEFKFNFPAPT, from the exons GAGGCCTTGGAGCGAGACAGACAACGTTTCATCGTTGGTCAAGAGCTGATCCCTGAGGATTTGGAGAAGGAGGAGGAACTGGAAGACGTCCAAGAG TCAGCAGCTGAGAAGTTTCAGAAGGAGTTATGCTGGTGTATACAGCAGGCTAAGGTTGGCCTTGCCAGTATCAAACCATCTTCAAAGGAAGCCAAACCTCAGA CTGAGGAAGCTCAGAAGTTGCTTCGGACTCTGACGTCCATCAAAGCGCCAATGGCCAAGAAGAGACAAGTAATGCGAGCAACGTTTGGGGATTATAGAAACAAGATGCATCAGGAAGAGAGACAACACAAAGCAA ATATGAGTAAAAAGATGTGTGTGGAGCAAGCCAGCCCTAAGAAGAGAGGATGCGGTACTTTCCTCAGGATGTCCGTAACAGCAAGTGGAGATGCAACCTCGCAGATTATACCAACCAGCAATGACCTCAGTGAAAAAGCAGGGTCATCAGGTCATCTCTCAAGGTCATCAGTGGGTCACGACCCAGAGCCAGCAGGTCATGAACTAGGGACTTCAGATACTAACCAGGGCTCATCAAGGGGGGATCAGGGAATGCCCGGCAATCAAGGCGTGACCTTGGACTGTCCTGCAACAAAAGGTCATGACCTCGGGTCATCTGGCGATGACCGGCTGAAAAATGAAGAGGACGACTCAACAATGCAATACCTTGAAAAAAGTACGGAGAATATGCATATCCTGAACCCGGAGAGCAAGGACTCTCAGAGGAAGAATCTGGATAACAATGATGAAAACAGAAGCCATGAATGGCACCAAATCTCCCACAATCAGAACGctgcaaacaaaagaaaaatgtcACAAGAGGATGAGGACTCTACCACTCTGGAATTGTCGGAAGAGGTTGAAAAGCCATCTGACCTTTCTTTGAATCTCAATAAGGGAACAAACTCTTTCTCGTTTAACTTTAGTATCGGTAAGGACGATCTGGACCAGCAAGAAGCCAGACTGTCCAGGAGCCCTAACAATAAGAACATTGAGGAGTCTCAGAGTGAGAGCAGTACCCCTGAGAAGGCACCGGGAAGTGGACGAAGGAAGCCTGGAAGCAGGAAGAGGAATCGAAGCAAGaagaaacaacaacataaagaaGCAACTGTTGCCACCGGCAACCAGAAGATGCAGTTGGAAGCAGACGGGGAGTTCAAGTTTAACTTCCCCGCTCCAACATAG